The sequence below is a genomic window from Thalassobaculum sp. OXR-137.
CAAGCTCGGCATCGGCTATGCCTTCGAGGGCGTGCGCCGACTGTACGACATTGTCGGCCCGCAGTTCGTCGCCGAGATCTTCTACACCGCCCGCCAGTTCGACGCCGAGGAGGCCCGGATCATGGGCCTGGTGAACCGGGTGGTGCCGAAGGCAGAGCTCGACGACGTGCTGTGGTCGATGGCCGACCGGATCGCCGGCAACGCCCCGCTGTCCGTCCAGGCGGTGAAGGCGTCGCTGATCGAGCTCGCCAAGCCGCAGGGCGACTGGGACCTGTCCCAGCCGGACGAGGCGGTGCGCAAGTGCTTCGGCAGCAACGACTACAAGGAAGGCCGCACCGCCTTCATGGAGAAGCGGGCCCCCAACTTCACGGCGACCTGACGCCGGAACCGGGAGACGGGTGCGATGACCGCATCCTTCGACGACCTCTACGCCCGTGCCGCCGCCCGCAAGGGCGGCGACGCGGCGCTCGAGGCGCTGCTGGGGACGCCGAAGAGCGCGGCCGAGCTGGCGGCCATCCCGGACGAACGGTGGCTCTCCGACATGACCCGGCGGATCTTCCAGTCCGGGTTCAACTGGAAGGTCATCGACGCCAAGTGGGACGGCTTTGAGGCTGCCTTCTGGGGCTTCGACGTGGGCCGCTGCGCTTTGATGAGCGACGAGGATTTGGACGCCCTGGTGTCCGACACAAGGATCGTGCGCAACGGCGCGAAGATCCGCTCGGTCCGCGAGAACGCCGCCTTCCTGCAGGATCTGGCCGCCGAATACGGATCGGCCGCGAAGTGCTTCGCCGAGTGGCCTGCCGAGGATTATGCCGGGCTGCTGGAGATGCTGAAGAAGCGCGGGTCGCGCCTCGGCGGCCGGGTCGGGGCGATCGCCATGCGGTTCATGGGCCGCGACGGCTACGTCTTGTCGGAAGACGTGGTGACGGCATTGATCCGCGAGGGCGTGGTCGACAAGGAGCCGACCTCGCGCAGGGACGTGGCCGCGGTGCAGGCGGCGTTCAACGCCTGGGCCGCGCAATCGGGCCGCCCGCTGTCCCATATCAGCCGGGTTCTGGCCTTCGGGGTCGACGCGTAGACGCGTCCGACTCTGTATCTCTCAGCCACTCCCCGGCACTGGGCCGGAGAGTGCTTGAGCGATTAAACAGCCCTGGCCGGCACGAAATCCATCACCCGCGGGTTCTCGCGCTGCAGCGGACCGACGCCGAACAGTTCCTGCCACATCACCTCGTGGAAGAAGAACTTCGTCGTGTTCACCACGACCTGCAGGATCACCAGCACGCCGGCCGCGAAGGGTTGGCCGATGAAGATGTAGTCGATCCCGGCATTGATCGTCGTCACCACCACCCGATAGGTGAAGGCCTTGTACCCAGCCACCGTCGCATGGGTCCAGGCGTTCTCCACCTTCGGCTCGATTTCGGCATCGATGATCGCCTTCTGGCGGGCGTATTCCTCAAGGCTGACCGTGCCGGATTCCCGCATCACCTCCAGTTGGGCGAGGCGCTGGGCCCGGTCGGTCACCTTGCCGGTGAAGATCACATCGTCGAACGGGCTGGCGAAGCTCGACCCGCTGGCCAGGGGCATGCGCAGCCCCTGTTCCACGGCGGGATAGATCGAACTGGCCCAGGCGGCGACCGACTGGACCTTGGCCAGCGGCTCGGGCGCGTCGGCGATGTTGGCGGGCAGCCAGGAGTCCATCTCCGATCCGGTGATCGCCACCCCGTTGTCCATGGCGGCGAACTGGTATCGGACGTTCACCGCGTCGTAGCGGTTGGCGACCCGGAACCCGGCCTCCACGAAGAGCGGCGGGACGACCAGATCCCGGGCGAGCGCGTAGCTCACCACCGCGTCGTCCACCGGCCGTGTCTTCTCCCCGAATCCGGTGGAGGAGGCGGGCTGCACCCACATGCAGGAGACGTCCCATCCGCTCTTGTACCGGGTCAGGGTGGCGTAGACGTCACTACGCGCGCAGTCGCTGGCAATGCCCCAGCCATCGGGATGGGGCAGGGTGTTGACCACGATTTCGACCGTGTCGGCGACGATGCCGTCCTCGGCGCGCACCAGGGTGATATGACGGATCGGACCGTAATCCTCGGGATTGACCTGGGGGCCGTAGGCCGGCTGGGAGATCTGGGCAAAGCCGATCGCGGCCACCGTGTGCGGTCCGGAGGGCAGCGGGACGTCCTTGCCGGAGATGCGCAGCACGTCGTTCACCGTGTCGCCGACGGCGATCGCGGCGGCGGGAGCCGGTATCAGCGCCGCGGCGGCGAGCAGCAGGCCGGCAATGCGGGAGAAGGTCGGGCCGATCATGACTTCGTCTCCACCGGACGTTCGATGTAGTCGAACTCCACCAGTTCCGAGCCGTCCTTGCGTTGACCGGCGATATAGGAATCCCAGGCCAGATCGTTGGCGATCTGCGCCATGGAATGGGTCACCACGATGGACGCCGTGATGTAGCCGGAAACCGCCGCACTCACGGTCACGATGTAGGCCAGCAGATAGTCGACCGAGACCCGAAACAGGTTGAACGAGATCATCTTGGCGACGAGGGTCTGGTAATAGTTCTCCAGCGTCGGCGGCGGTGCTGTGTTGTCCACCGCCGCAAAATAGCTGGCCAGGTCGTCCTCGCGGATCACCCCCTCGGCGGCGAGCTCCTGCAGTGCCCGCTTGCGGGCGGCCTTGCTGGCCCTGCCGACGGCGCTCGGGTCGATGGTGCCGGTCTCGAGCACCGCCAGAGGCTGGGGCACGGACCGGCCGTGCAGCTTCTCCGCCAGCCGGCCGCGCAGGCCGCTCTCGAACAGCTCCGAGGTGAGGCCCGCCCAGGCGTTCAGGTCGTTCACGACCGCGTACTTGTCCGGATCCGTCACCACCGTCTCCGGCGACCAGGTGGTCATCGAGGGGGCCAGGGTGCCGAGCTCCAGCCCGTCGAAATGGTACCGGGCGTCGAGAATGTCGTGGCGGTTCGACAGGCGGAAGCCGACGGTCAACCACTCCTGCGGCATGGCGTAGCCGCGCTCTGCGGTGAAGGCTTTCGCCGCCTTCCAGGCGTCCGTGCCTCCGGTGACGGGCTGGGCGGTCTCGGTCACGAAATAGCAGAAGCCGTCCACGGCGGTTCGGTACAGGTTCAGCTTGGCCAGCACGCCGTCGCGCAGGCAGGCATCCGTGGTGCCCCAGCCTTCCGTCACGGAAATGGTGTTGGTGTTGATCTCGACGATCCCGCGGGCCTTGTCGCCGTTGAACTGCAGCAGAACCGCGTTCTCGATGGTGCCATAGGCGCCGGCCACCCCGGAGACGATGGTGTTGTTTCCGAGACCGGCCACGACCCACTCACCCTCCGGCAGGGGCACCTGGCGTCCCTGCAGTTCGGCGTAGCCGGTCAGCGTTTCTCCGACCTCAAGCGCCAGCGCCGGCATTGACCAGACGCAGAAGGACAGGGCGGCGGCCGCCGCCTGGCCGTGTCGCATAGTACCGTTTAGGCTTATGCGGAGCATGGGTTTAACTCCACAAAGTTGAGTGGGAATCACGAAAGAACCCATCGGACAACCTGTCCGATGGGCCGATACTACTGTTGCAGCATGACAACCGTGTTGGTGGTTTCCATCGGGCCGGTGGCCACCTTGTCGGGAGCCGGCTCGGAGAAGATGTACAGCCCGCTGATCAGGCCGAGGGCCATGCCGGTGACGGCACCGACCAGCCGCGGCTGCAAGACGGTGTAGGTGCCGGCGGTGGTCAGCGCGCCGTCGATGGCGCCCGCCGTCGCCGTGTATCCGGCCGCGACCGTCGCCGGTGCGGAGAAGACCGGGGTCAGCGCGCCGTTCACCGCACCCGCCGTGGCGGCATAGGCGGAGCCGACGGCCGGGGCCACGGCCGGCAGCACGTAGGGCAGGCCATAGGCGCCGATGATCGTGCCGGCCAAGGTGAGCGCGAAGGTCTGCGCCAGGGTGGTCGTGGTGTCGGCGGAGGCCGGTCGGGCAACGCTCAGAAGGGCGACAAGCGCCAAGCTGGAAACTGAAAGAGATCGCCGCATCATGTCCCCCAAAAATCTGGCCGTTCTGGCGCGCCGAGCAGTCCGTCACGACGCTATCCGGTGCTTTTTACCAGTATGCGCGGAGGTTTGTCCGGGAGCAATTCAATTTGAGAATCGTCGCCACGGGCATCGGCAGCGCGGGGTCGCCTCCGGCTCAGGCCTCGGCGTCGAGAATAAGCTGGGACAGGGCACGCGGGGCGATGTCGGAATCGATCAGCGCCGGCGCCGCGGCGGTCAGCTGGCGCCGCAGATCCTCCGTCCTCTCCCGGTCTCGGGCGATGTCCAGGCATCGGGCCACGTAGTCCTCTGCGGAGGTGGCTTCGAGATCCGAGCGCATCCCCATGGCGATCAGCGGGGACAGCGTCACGCGCCCCCGCATCATGTCTGTCGGATAGGTCACCAGCGGCTGGCCGAGCGCCAGACTCTGCATCGAGGTGTTGCCGCCGTTGAAGTGAAGGGTATCGAGCACGACGTCGGCCTGCAGCATCACCCCGAGATAGCGGTCCAGCGGCAGGCGCGGCAGCAGACGGATCTGATCCATGATCCGCGGCCGGTCCGCGTTGGCGCGCGCCAGCCTCTCGAGTAGCCCCTTGGTCATGTTGCTGTAGACACCCGGCGCGTCGAACAGCGCGAGGGTGCCGGCCGGATCCTGCTCCAGGATGTCCCCCAGCATCCGGTCGAAAGCCGGGTGCATCTTCAACGGCGTCTGGCCGCAGAGATAGATCGCGCCGCTCTCCGGAAGGCCGACTTCGCTTCGGGAAACGGGCGTGTGCCGGGTCCGCTCTTCGGCATAGGCGATGGCCAGACCGTCCACCAGGACCGGCGTCTCCGAATAGTGGTCGCGACAGTTGTCCGGCTCCATCCAGGCCGAGGTGAAGAACTGGTCCACCGTGTCGATGCCGGTGGTCACCGGATGTCCCGGCAGCACAATCTGCTGAGGAGCCAGCCGGGCGAAGGGCAGGAAGTAACTCATCGCCGTCATGCCGATATCGGCGAAGACGATGCTGTCCAGTTCCATCTCGGCCAGCCGGGCACGGACGGTCTCCAGCACGGATGGGAGGACGACGACTCGGTCCACCAAGCGCGCGATCTTGTCATGCATCGGCGGCGGCAGCGTCCCGATCTGTACCACCGTCACGTCGATCTCGTCCCGGTCGATCATCCGCAGATGACCCTCGGTCATGTTGTAGATCGAGTGATCGCGGAAGAACTCCGACACGAAGGCGACCCGGCGCTTTCCCGGCCGCCGGCGCCGGCCGATATGGGGCGCCGTCATCGTCAGCATCGGGCAGGTGCGCCGGTAGAAGGCGCAGAGATCCATGAGCAGATCCCGGTCGTTGATGCCGTGATAGCCGAGCGCGAAAGGGACCGTGCCCACCTCCTGGATCGGATCCCGGATCGGGGCGAAGCCCTCCCGCGTGCACAGATCGCGGATCCGTGCCCGGATCTGCCACATCTCGTCTTCGGACATGGTGATATGCGGCAGCAGGGTCGCGGCTCGGGCGGCGTGGCCTGCATCGCGCGGCCGCAGGATGGACGCCGCCTCGGCCATGTGCCGTGCTTCGTCGAAGTTCGACAGCCGGTAGGCGCTGACGGCGCCGGTAACCCAGGCCTTCGGATCGTGGGGGGCGGTCGCCAGGGCGCGGCGCGCCAGGGCCAGGGCCCGCTCGGGATGGCCGAGAGATCGGTGAACCTCCGCCAGAACCAGCGTCGCCTCATGGGCCATCGGGTTGATCACCGAGGCGCGCCGGGCGAGATCTTCCGCGCGCTCGATCTCGTCCCTGGCGAGCCGGCAAACCCCGGCGAGGACGAGATAGGCGGGTTCCACCGGCGCCAGGATGGCGGCCCGGACCCCGTTGTCCCCGGGCGAGCCGAGCGGCGCCGCCGCCAGGACGGCGTAGGCCCGCGCCAGATCGGGCTGCGCCGCCAGCGCACGCCGGATGCGCTGCGGCGGAATGCCTGCCTCCGGCGGCAGAGCGATGGCCTGGAGCACATGCTCCATTGTGTACGGATCGAGCGCGAAGACCTGGCGGAAATGGCGTCCGGCCGCTTCAAGGAGGCCGATTCGCCCCTCGATCGCCGCCAGAAGTTGAAGAGGGCCGACGGAGTCGGGCATCGCCAGAACGAGCCGCCGCAGATCGACGGCGGCCTCGGCCAGGCGGCCCTCATTCAGGCGGCTTTGTAGCCGTCTGGCGACACTGGCGATGGGCAGCGCGGTTCCGCTCACCAGACATCTTCCTTCAAGTAGCGATCCTTCTTGGGGCGGCGGCCCGAGAAACCGGCTAGATTTAGCGGTGTCGACCGGAGTGATCACCGTGTCTACCACGACACAAAGTTCCAAGAGAACGATGATGATGTTGCGTTTTCCCGTCGCGCGTCCCCGACTTGCAACCGCCGATGCGATCCTGCCCTATCTGCGGCAGATCGACGAGAACCAGTACTATTCGAATTTCGGTCCCCTCGCCGGCACGGTCGAAGCCAGGCTCGCCGAAAGGTACGGCATCGACCCGGCTTGCGTGACGACGGTCTCGAACGCAACCGCCGGACTCACTGCGGCCCTGCAGGCCGAGGCGCGGGCACGCAAGCGCAACGTGAACGACGGAGCCGCCTATTGCCTGCTGCCGGCCTGGACGTTCGTCGCGACGCTGCATGCCGTGCTGGCCGCGGGGCTGGAGCCCTATCTGCTGGATGTCGACGAGGACTCCTGGTCGCTGACGCCGCAATCGGTCGAAAATGCCCTGGCGCGTATCCCGGGGGAGCCGGTCGCCGTGGTGCCGGTCTCCCCGTTCGGCCGGCCTTACGACATGGCGGCTTGGGACGCCTTCTCCCGCCGCACCGGGCTTGCGGTCGTGATCGACGCCGCCGCCGCATTCGACAAGGGGGAGGTTGGCGCCAGCCCGGCCGTGTTCAGCCTGCACGCGACCAAGGTGCTGGCGGCGGGCGAGGGCGGCTTCGCGGTGTCCACCGACGTTGACCTCGTCAACGAAATCCGAAAATGCATCAATTTCGGGTTCTTCGGAGATCGGGTGGCGCAGAGCCGCGCGATCAACGGCAAGATGAGCGAGTACCACGCCGCCGTGACCCTGGCCGCCCTTGACGCCTGGCCGCAGGCCCGGCGGATCTTCGACGACATCGCCAAGGCCTATCGCGACGGCTTCGCCGCCGATAACCGGATCCGCCTGCTACCCGGCGCGGGTGACGACTATGCATCCTCCACCATCATGATCGCCCGCGAGGATCCCCTGCCGCCCGGTTTTGACGAGGCGCTCGCCGAGCGCGGCGTCGGTACCCGGCGCTGGTGGGGCGGGGGGATCGCCAAGCAGGTCGCCTATCGCCGGTTCAGTTCGGATCTCCTGCCGGTCACCGACTGGCTGGCGGAGCGCTGCATCGGCTTGCCCTGCTATCCGGGGCTGGAGCGCGACGAGATCCTCGAGATCGCCGGCATCGTCCGCGACACCCTGGCGGGCCGCTGATTCCGCCATGACCGCGCAGGCCACCACCATCGGCGGCTTCTTCGGCCTGGAGCCGCCCGACCGGCCGCGCGCCGACGGCGGCGTCCTCGCGCGGTGGACCCAGGGGGAAGACTGGCTCGGGTTCCACAACGCCCGCAGCGCCTTCGCCCATCTGGTGCGCGGCCTTGCCCCCGGAACCGTCTGGCTGCCGTCCTATCTCTGCGCCGATATGGACGCGGGCGCCGGACCCGCAATACGGCGCTACGGGGTCGGCCCCGTGCTGGATCTGGACGACGCAGCCTTCGAGGCCGCGCTGGCACCGGGCGATCTGGTGGTCGCAGTGGCCTATTTCGGTGCGCCGGTCTGCCGCCGGCTCCGCGACCTCGCCCTCCGACGACCCGACGTGACTTGGCTGGAGGACCGTGCCCAGGCGCTGTCGGTGCCTATCGAGGACGACATCCCCGGCGCTTGGCGCCTGTTCAGTCCCCGCAAACTGCTGGGGACGGCGGAGGGCGGGCTGCTGGTGGGCCCGGTCTCCGGACTGCCCATGCCGTCGCTGACACTGCCGCCCGTTGAGCATGACGCTGCTGCGGAAGCGCGGGCGGCCGCCGCCACGCGCGACCACATCGCCGAGGCCTACCGCCGCTACGTCGCGATCGAGCGGGACCATGCCGTCGCCGACCTGGCCATGAGCGGCAGGACACGTCGTATTCTGGCGGCTGCCTCCCCGGACGACATGGCCCGGCGCCGGCGGGAGAATCTGGCAATTCTGGACGCCCGGCTGGACCGGTATGCGGCGCCGGTGGTCGAGCGGCTTCGCGGCAGCGCGGCCCCCTTCGGCTATCCGCTGCTGCTGGCGGACGGACGGGACGCGGTCGCGGCTCGGCTTGCCGCCGACGGGGTGTTCTGCGCGGTGCATTGGCGCGCGCTTGGGGCGGCGGAGACCGCCGATCCGGTGGCGACCCGTCTGCGCGACGGGATGCTGACCCTGCCGCTGGACCACCGCTACGGTCCCGAAGACATGACCGGGCTGGCCGACCGGGTACGGCAGGCGCTGGCATGAGCGGGCCCTACGGCCGCCGGTCCTATGTGGACAGCCTGGCGGGGGAGGGCGGCGAGGTGGTCTCCCTTTGGGGCGGTCACGTGCTGCTGCGGCCGCTGCCGTCCGGTGCCGGGCGCGACGCGGTGAGCGCCTATCCCATGGGAGGGTTCGCCGCGGATGCGGATCTGGACGACGGGCTTGCCGACCTGCGTGCCGCCGGGGCAATCAGCCTGACCGTGATCGCCGATCCCTTGAACGCGCCTGATGCCGGTGCTCTGTCCCGGACGGCGGATGTTCACCGCCGCCTGAAGACCCACTACCTCCTCGACCGGGAGATCGGTCCCTTCGCACCGTCCAAGCACCACCGCGCCGAGATCCGCCGCGCCCGGCGCCAGGTGATCGTGGAGCGGGTGGCACTGTCGCAGGCGATGGCGACCTGGGCGGCGCTGTACGACCATCTGGCCGAGCGCCACGAGATCCAGGCGGGGGCCCGCCTCGGCGCCCGGCATTTCGCCCATCTGGCGGCCGATCCGGCGGCGGTGGTGCTTGCGGCCCGGGCGGCGGGGGAGGTCGTGGCGATGTCGATCTGGCTGAGCGACGGCACGGTGGCGCACAACCATCTCGGCGCCTCCAGCGAGGCCGGCTACGCCGTCGGCGCCAGCTACGCGCTCTATGCCGCTGCGGTCGAGACGCTGGAGGAGTGCCGAGTGCTGGACTTCGGCGGTGCGCCGGGACTGGCGGACGACCCCGACCATGGGCTGGCCCGGTTCAAGCGCGGCTTCGCCAATGCGGAGGGCGCAACTTGGCTGAGCGGGTTTGTGCTCGACCGGGAGGGATATGCGGCGGCGTTGCGGGACAGCGGCGCCGATTCCGCGACCGGTTTCTTCCCCGCCTACCGCGCGCGGTAATCCTCGGCGCTGAGCCCCATGGCGATTGCGTCGACCGTTTCGCCGCGCTTGGCTACTTGCCGGCGTCCGGTTTCCGCGAAGCCCGCGTCGCAATAGAGCCGGCGCGCGGCGGTATTGGTCTCCAGGACTTCCAGCCGCACGGCGGAGACGTCCGGATCGTCGAAGGCGATGCGCAGGGCCTCGGCTAGAGCCTGCTTGCCCACGCCCCGCCCTCGCTGCCTCGTATCGCCGATGAAGATGTGGAATTCCCGCTCCCCCGCCCCGTCCGGAACCGCCAGCAGGTAGACGCAGCCGACCATCTCCCCATCGGCGCAGAGCGCGTATCGTCGATCGATCCTCTGGGACAGCCAGTGCCGCACCATCCAGTCCCGCGCCTCGTCCCAGCCGACCTCGCGGCGGTCGCCGACGAGGTGCTCGTAGAGGGCGGGATCGCGCTGCCAGTCGTAGATGCGGCGGAGGTCGCGCTCCTCCAGCGGCCGAAGCGAAACGCTCATTCCCGCTCGAGCACCAGGAAAATGGAGGCTGTCAGGTCCGGATAGGTGAAGCCGAGCTGGAAGCAGCCCTCCAGATACGCATCGCTCATCACCTCGCCGCCGAACAGCGCGTCGAACTGGAAATTGGCCAGCGGCTTGAAGAAGATTCCGCCGCGATGGGCGACCTTCAGCCCGGCCTTGCGGGCGTCGCTTTCCAGGGTGTCGAGCACATAGGTGCGCCGGTGGCCGTGCTTCACGTCGCTGGGGGTGAGCGAGGTGCAGTGCTCGATCAGACCCATGGCGACGGCGATCCGGCGCGAGGCGGCGTGGCCGTTGGGCACGACGATGAAGGCCCGCCCGCCGGGGGCGAGAAGACGGCCGATGCTGGCGAGCGTCGCCACCGGATCGACCACGTGCTCGAGTACATGGACCAGGAAAACGGCATCGTACCGCTTGTCGGTGACGAAATCCTCGAACAGGGTCTGGTGGAACGTGCCCGGGTTCTTCAGTCGGGATCTGGTGACATCCAGAAACCGCTCGGCGGCGTCGACCACATCGATCTGTCCGAACCGCTCTTCCAGCAGAACCGTGAGGTCGCCCTTGTAGCAGCCCATCTGTAGGCAGGCGCCGGTCGACGGCATCCAGGGTTCCATCGCCCGCATCATCCAGCCGCGCATCCGCACGTCGAATTCCGACTCGTCGTAGTCCTTGACCAGATCGTTGACGTAGGCGAACTCGATGTCTTTCGGGCGGGCATCGGTCATGTGGGTTCCTCAGCGGTCTTCCCGGTAGAACCGGTGTTCCGGCGCATTGTACCAGTCGTCCAGGCTTTCGGGCACGCGGGCGTACCAGCCGAGCCGGCGTTTCAGGGCCTCGCTGGCCGCCGCGACACGGTCGGCGCCGAGCTGCTTCACATGGTCCATCTGTGGTTTGAAGAAGGGTGGCGTGAAGGTGAGCGTCAGCGCCCGGCGGATCTCGCCGGAGCGGTTGGCTCCGGCGGCATGGAGCAGCCGGGAATCGAACAGCAGGACGCTGCCGGCCGGCGCCTCGTAGATTGCCACCCGGCGCTCGCCCTCCGATCGTGCGGCCACCCGGTGGGAGCCGAGATCCAGCAGGGTGCCGCCGTTCTCCGCGGTGAAGGGGTCCAGGGTGACGAGCATGTTGATCATCAGCCGCATCTCGTCGCCGGCGGCGAAGGCGCGCAGGTCACGGTGCCAGCGGTGCAGGTAGGCGCCGGCGGCGGCCGGGCGGTTCATCAGGCCGCCGAAGGAATTCAGAATGAAATTGCCGCCCAGGAAGGTCTCGATCGTGTCGGCGGCGGGGAGATCCTCCAGCAGATCGGGAAAGCTGTCGTCGCTGGCGAGAACATGATGGGCGATGCCGGCGTCCGATGGCGCCATGCCTTTGGCCCGCATGATCGTGGCGCAGTCCTCAACCGCCGCGGCCAGCCCGGCACGCAGGGCGTCCACCGTGTCGGCCCCGAGCAATCCGGGAAAGCCGACGGCGCCATCGCGGGCCAGTATCGCCAGGGCGCTCTCGCTTTGACCGACCGGAAGAGAGGCGACGGCGGCGGGCATTGGCAACTCCATCGTGCTGACGGATCAAAGAGTAACCGCGACAGGCAAGCCATGCACGACAGGCTTGATTTGAGGGAGATGTGCTAAGTTAAATAAACTTATATGCGACTGGTTGCGCCGGAAGGGTTTCAATATGCCGATTGCATGGGCGGCGAGCCAGTCCGGCGATTTCCTTGTGTTCTGGTTTTCCGGAAAGGTGACCCGGGACGAGGTGATCGAGAGCCAGATCGCCTCCGTTTCAGTGGTCCCGCAGAACGGCGAGTTCGTCACCCTGACGATCTTCGAATCGGATGTCGAGGCACCCGACGCCACCCTGGCGGGGCTCAAGGATCTCTATAGACGCCGCAGCGAGCAGCTGAAGACGATCGGATCGCACCGCCGAGCGGGGGCCACGTTGCTGTCCGACTCTTCAACGGCCCGCATGCTCATACCGCTCTGGAACGCCCTGCGCGATCTCAACGACACCGACATCACGTTCGCGATCTTCGAGACGCTTGACGACGCGCTCGCTCATCTGGAGGTCGATCCCGACTACGCGCGGGAGGTCATGCTGAAGCGGCGCCCCGTTTCCGCCGCGGCCTGATCGGCCCGAGATCAGGGGGCCGTATCCTTGAGAGTGGAGGGTTCGATGGTCTTGAAGAATCCCGTCACGTCCTGTCCGTTGGCGGAGAGCGGCAGAATCAGCCGGACATAGCTCATCGGCGCGCCGGCGATCGGCACGAAGCTGCGCCGGGCGAGGCTCGGAGCCCGGCTCTCGGCGATGCGGCGCAGGGCTTCGGTGACCACGTCCGCATCCCGTTCCTCGAAGAAGGCCCGCACGGTCATGCCATGGGCCTGGAACGCGGCGTTCTCGCCGATGTAGTTGCCGACCATCCGCACGGCGGCGTCGCGCTCGGCGGGCAGGTAGTCCAGCAGCATGGTGTAGTCGAGCACCGCATCGGGAACGTCGCCCACCTCCATCGACGCCGGCAGGGCGTCCTCTCCGCGGGCGGCCTCCCAGGCCTTCAGACAGCTTGCCAGCAGCGGATAGGCGGCGATGGCGTCGAGGCTGAGATCTTCCTGCCGACTGTGCTGCGCCGGGTGCGCGGCATCGGCTGTGTCCAGGTCGGTCGTGGCCGTCTGCTTCGTCTGATGGTCATTCGCCATGGCCACGGAGCCCTCCTTTCGCATTGTGCTCGGCGGGGACAGAGTCCAGCGACGGGCGATAGATTGACGGGGTGAAATCGCCGAACCGGATCGAGACCAGCCGGTGCAGCTTCTCGATATCGGCGATCCGCATGTCCCTGGTGCTTCGCCCGGTGGCGTTCCAGGCGCGCCGCACGGGGGCCAGATCCAGCGTCCAGGCGCG
It includes:
- a CDS encoding DNA-3-methyladenine glycosylase I, coding for MTASFDDLYARAAARKGGDAALEALLGTPKSAAELAAIPDERWLSDMTRRIFQSGFNWKVIDAKWDGFEAAFWGFDVGRCALMSDEDLDALVSDTRIVRNGAKIRSVRENAAFLQDLAAEYGSAAKCFAEWPAEDYAGLLEMLKKRGSRLGGRVGAIAMRFMGRDGYVLSEDVVTALIREGVVDKEPTSRRDVAAVQAAFNAWAAQSGRPLSHISRVLAFGVDA
- a CDS encoding DUF2061 domain-containing protein, which produces MIGPTFSRIAGLLLAAAALIPAPAAAIAVGDTVNDVLRISGKDVPLPSGPHTVAAIGFAQISQPAYGPQVNPEDYGPIRHITLVRAEDGIVADTVEIVVNTLPHPDGWGIASDCARSDVYATLTRYKSGWDVSCMWVQPASSTGFGEKTRPVDDAVVSYALARDLVVPPLFVEAGFRVANRYDAVNVRYQFAAMDNGVAITGSEMDSWLPANIADAPEPLAKVQSVAAWASSIYPAVEQGLRMPLASGSSFASPFDDVIFTGKVTDRAQRLAQLEVMRESGTVSLEEYARQKAIIDAEIEPKVENAWTHATVAGYKAFTYRVVVTTINAGIDYIFIGQPFAAGVLVILQVVVNTTKFFFHEVMWQELFGVGPLQRENPRVMDFVPARAV
- a CDS encoding CDC27 family protein, with the translated sequence MSGTALPIASVARRLQSRLNEGRLAEAAVDLRRLVLAMPDSVGPLQLLAAIEGRIGLLEAAGRHFRQVFALDPYTMEHVLQAIALPPEAGIPPQRIRRALAAQPDLARAYAVLAAAPLGSPGDNGVRAAILAPVEPAYLVLAGVCRLARDEIERAEDLARRASVINPMAHEATLVLAEVHRSLGHPERALALARRALATAPHDPKAWVTGAVSAYRLSNFDEARHMAEAASILRPRDAGHAARAATLLPHITMSEDEMWQIRARIRDLCTREGFAPIRDPIQEVGTVPFALGYHGINDRDLLMDLCAFYRRTCPMLTMTAPHIGRRRRPGKRRVAFVSEFFRDHSIYNMTEGHLRMIDRDEIDVTVVQIGTLPPPMHDKIARLVDRVVVLPSVLETVRARLAEMELDSIVFADIGMTAMSYFLPFARLAPQQIVLPGHPVTTGIDTVDQFFTSAWMEPDNCRDHYSETPVLVDGLAIAYAEERTRHTPVSRSEVGLPESGAIYLCGQTPLKMHPAFDRMLGDILEQDPAGTLALFDAPGVYSNMTKGLLERLARANADRPRIMDQIRLLPRLPLDRYLGVMLQADVVLDTLHFNGGNTSMQSLALGQPLVTYPTDMMRGRVTLSPLIAMGMRSDLEATSAEDYVARCLDIARDRERTEDLRRQLTAAAPALIDSDIAPRALSQLILDAEA
- a CDS encoding DegT/DnrJ/EryC1/StrS family aminotransferase — its product is MLRFPVARPRLATADAILPYLRQIDENQYYSNFGPLAGTVEARLAERYGIDPACVTTVSNATAGLTAALQAEARARKRNVNDGAAYCLLPAWTFVATLHAVLAAGLEPYLLDVDEDSWSLTPQSVENALARIPGEPVAVVPVSPFGRPYDMAAWDAFSRRTGLAVVIDAAAAFDKGEVGASPAVFSLHATKVLAAGEGGFAVSTDVDLVNEIRKCINFGFFGDRVAQSRAINGKMSEYHAAVTLAALDAWPQARRIFDDIAKAYRDGFAADNRIRLLPGAGDDYASSTIMIAREDPLPPGFDEALAERGVGTRRWWGGGIAKQVAYRRFSSDLLPVTDWLAERCIGLPCYPGLERDEILEIAGIVRDTLAGR
- a CDS encoding GNAT family N-acetyltransferase, with the translated sequence MSGPYGRRSYVDSLAGEGGEVVSLWGGHVLLRPLPSGAGRDAVSAYPMGGFAADADLDDGLADLRAAGAISLTVIADPLNAPDAGALSRTADVHRRLKTHYLLDREIGPFAPSKHHRAEIRRARRQVIVERVALSQAMATWAALYDHLAERHEIQAGARLGARHFAHLAADPAAVVLAARAAGEVVAMSIWLSDGTVAHNHLGASSEAGYAVGASYALYAAAVETLEECRVLDFGGAPGLADDPDHGLARFKRGFANAEGATWLSGFVLDREGYAAALRDSGADSATGFFPAYRAR
- a CDS encoding GNAT family protein, with the protein product MSVSLRPLEERDLRRIYDWQRDPALYEHLVGDRREVGWDEARDWMVRHWLSQRIDRRYALCADGEMVGCVYLLAVPDGAGEREFHIFIGDTRQRGRGVGKQALAEALRIAFDDPDVSAVRLEVLETNTAARRLYCDAGFAETGRRQVAKRGETVDAIAMGLSAEDYRAR
- a CDS encoding class I SAM-dependent methyltransferase, whose translation is MTDARPKDIEFAYVNDLVKDYDESEFDVRMRGWMMRAMEPWMPSTGACLQMGCYKGDLTVLLEERFGQIDVVDAAERFLDVTRSRLKNPGTFHQTLFEDFVTDKRYDAVFLVHVLEHVVDPVATLASIGRLLAPGGRAFIVVPNGHAASRRIAVAMGLIEHCTSLTPSDVKHGHRRTYVLDTLESDARKAGLKVAHRGGIFFKPLANFQFDALFGGEVMSDAYLEGCFQLGFTYPDLTASIFLVLERE
- a CDS encoding phytanoyl-CoA dioxygenase family protein — translated: MPAAVASLPVGQSESALAILARDGAVGFPGLLGADTVDALRAGLAAAVEDCATIMRAKGMAPSDAGIAHHVLASDDSFPDLLEDLPAADTIETFLGGNFILNSFGGLMNRPAAAGAYLHRWHRDLRAFAAGDEMRLMINMLVTLDPFTAENGGTLLDLGSHRVAARSEGERRVAIYEAPAGSVLLFDSRLLHAAGANRSGEIRRALTLTFTPPFFKPQMDHVKQLGADRVAAASEALKRRLGWYARVPESLDDWYNAPEHRFYREDR